cccgaaagccgaaagggcgggccgaagcgtccgaggccggataccgactctgatgaagagtcgggaccccctaaacgcttcacccagttcaaagtgccagctaaacccgaaggcttcgacaatgcctaccaattggtcagggcattggagttgcaacggaaaatccggttgtcgatccgggtcgcccgagatcagggcatgatcataatgcccaaagatcaagctaccttaaatttcctccgggaaccgaaggagctaactgatgggagaaaagtgagtctttccccactaagtcccgaggaaaagagaaccaagatggtgctacttggcttctcagtctcgtacgatgtggagctgatcgcttcacacccacaggtcgtgcaggcttcccgaatgtcgaaggggaagaccccaaccaggcaagtcctggtgaccatgaaaggtgccccaaccactacccttgatctgggtaactggggcacctacaaccttcgaacgtatgtgccagaaccacttcggtgtttcaagtgccagaaatacggtcaccacaaggctaactgtacagccaagcctaaatgtggtgtctgtagcaaggcacacaacacagaggtatgcctcaaggcatacaaagaggaaaagagggacacaacagccaaatgtcccaactgtgccaagaagcatcatgcctggagcctgacttgctctgtcaggaaaaaggcggccctcaggcgacaagaggttgctcaaaaccgatcagactttgttcctgccccaccgggcacccatgtctggggaaggaacaaaagcgaaaaggccccccgacctcctaagaggaaggaagccgccccccagccgacaccggatgtctccaacaaaaaggagtttccgacaatgccaaaggtgcagaaaaagaaactaaagaaaaaagtttctaagagcaccacaaaaacctccccaacagatgatcatctctttgacgaggacgatatgactctcctgttaactgctgttgtcacagcagtagcaacagccctggggaggtcgagtgaggaggccgagaaggcagtttcggtcgccatgacggcaatgacccagactgtcgcagccctgaagggaagaaagctggctagagaaaaaccagcttcaccctcaccccaggacgagacacccctccccactccaaaccaggccatgccttcacaggcagagccaaaacaggctgaatctgtgcagccagagccagatcacgctgaccttgcccaggcaaggccagcaaggccagccaagaaaaagcctgagagaaaagccaaaccaaccaaagtcagagctaccaaaggctctccaccccccagtggacccaaggatagcctgacaacagacgaggagccctcaaccagcgaggaccttgcaatggagttgtcagactccgacgatgtctctgatgtaactatcactgagtaacatcatgacacaccatctaagcatcctacagtggaacatcaatagcttctctgcaaagaacgcttttctccaagcagtagtgcgatcatagaacattgacattgtcatgctccaggagacattaacagtggacactgttcgcttctcagggtaccatgccttcacactgccacgaacacctggcaagagaggcttgatcacccttgtgagagcaacaatcccctgctccgcaatagccgatgcatcgcactgtggagacgatgttgaatcccttgctgtcgagattcacctggccggggggcccctcaaactgtacaatgtgtacagccggccacgctgtaaaagcttagacatcagccaggtctgtgcttctgctgcacacgaccgagtgatcatagggggagacttcaatgcacaccaccccatcctggctccctgccgggcaccggatgcggccggctatcacatagccgacgtgctagagacattccctgagatcgctctcctcaacacccaagagccaacgcatgtcagaggaggggtcctagacctcaccctggccactgcgactctggtggggaggattggctggtgtgtcgatgagaccgtcacaagtgaccattacggcactataactaccctcatggatgctggcccagccgaaatcctaagaccgaatccaagatggaaaacagacaaggccaactggcaggcgtttcaaaacgccttggccctctgtctgagatgcaacaatcccccacaaagcgaaaatgtggaagtgctcgaagccagcctgctaaacgccattaatgaagcagcctcacagaccatacccaaaactcggcctgggtccagaagtcacaaagacgcctggtacttcaatgacgagatcagggaggtcaaccacagggtgaacatgtgccgaaaactattccgaaggcaaagaacccctgacaacctatccctcctaagggaagctgtcacggatgccaaggaaactgccaacagagtcaggcaggaaaagtggctggaatggtgtgagtccttcaaccaccaaaccaccctttcagagctgtggcaacgggtcaagcgagctaccagccgctcagccccgaggtgcacccatcacgacccccaagcagaggctaacagactggcgcacgagttctctgcgagaacgagcagcaacagtctgccagccgagatgagggcaagacaagagcgtctacagccagacagacacgctcagatcagagaaagggcagccgaacccgataactcagacgttatcttttctctgagggaactaaggaaagcctaaaaaaccagttccaacacagccccgggctctgatgggatctcgtaccccattatctcccacctaggactagcaggtgagcgtgcactcttgcaactcatcaacaagtcctgggaaacttccactctacctcagagttggaagagggctaccatagttcccgtcccaaaaccaaaggagccggggaagtaccgccccatctctctgctcagctgcctggccaagacggctgagaggatggtactaaaccggcttcaatggaaaacgggacccccgcacgaacaccttcacgggttcacaaggggcatgggcacagcacacagcttagccatgctcttaagcacaatcagcaagggcccagctgtggtggtattccttgacctggagaaggcttttgaactggcaagtccgcttgccattcaggaaagcctgatccagaagggaatcagaggaaagctcttggcttggataggtgactacttcaggaacaggactgccaatgtcaaattccagggtcacctatcgcagcacatgccgctcgaaaatggaacgccacagggtggggttctcagtccagccctattcaacactttaatgtcctgcatcctcaacataaacctcccagtggggtgccagatcatctcgtatgcagacgatctcgctatcacctccactggaccacgcagccagaataaagcccagcgttgtctggacctcgtgtcagaggagtgttgtaggacaggactaaagatctctgctgccaaatccaaagccatggctttgagacagagagttcgaggcacaagactgaaaatccagggagtggaattagaatgggtcaaggactacctataccttggggtaaggatagaccggaccctctccttccaaaaggaggtccagtacctggttgaccgaaccaaagcaagactgtctgtcatgagagcaatgactgggagacgcataggggccagacacaaagtactaagatcattctatgtacatgctgtccggcccattgtggactatgcctcagtcgctctaattgctgcaaagaaaaagcacacagacaaattggaaacagtccaaaatgaagctgccaggatcattctgggtgccccgaggcggacaaaggtcctcaacctcctgatggaggcaaaccttctccccctggactcacgaatcgatctaacggcaacacaattcctgtcaaaggtcatccaggctcccaggaacacaagcctaagacaaaaattagtcagatgcctcgaacatgacaatgagctcgttgcaaacaactcctggctgtctcatacagccagggtgttgatacgccatcagctcaaagaacagcttcttgctaagggcatggactccccccaccccgactttgccgaagccccgccgtgggcactgagcctgatagagttcaacataatgagcctgtcaatgaaaaagagcctataccccatgcctagcctaaaggcagaagcccacagggtcattgcagccatcactcctccgggtagtagaacatactacacggatggatcggtcgatcccttgagccacactgcaggcaccggctttgcagctagggatgccacgcgatccatgagggtaacagacaacgcctcctcgctacaggcagaggcagttgcaatcatgggagccctaggccacgcgtccctaagggaaggacacgtggtcatacacacagactccagggcagccattgactgtcttcagcacagctcacccacagacaacatctacctactgaccacgattctcacaatggcacagagaattcttgctcagggtagaagaattatcatcaattgggtcccaagccacatcggcatcagagggaacgagcttgctgacagactagccgccgctggcaggggtatgcccccaaatcccatgacgataaaaccgagccgaaaattacttatggagaagtgtgccttggtcggtcgtaccttcctacggcagctccacagagaggaaacgagaacctccccctcggccagctggtactcagacgccacaggctctgaaccactggcattctctgaagtaagcaacagaggtaccgaagtcattcttcacagaatgcgcctaggttaccactgtgcatggcagattatcccaacaatcgaacgcgatgaatggtgctgcaagcactgcggcgagccgaacgccacactagtccactacctagaaaattgtaaccatacacaattcctgagacatggaccgcccacaacagccgccgtgctggtaaagaggctatgcgaaatgcttacaccatggcggcaggagcgcttgatggcaatcccgccgccacggtaagcaccgagtgtcagacaactcaatgagacagccgtaaaaaagctgacacaggccgggccatatctagaaggccagggcgaagctagaacttcgcaaaccaacccccccccccctaacctaaAAAAAAGCTATGAACTTAGAGACTATATCCTTCCCTTCACACTCAATggtccacctacccccccccccaaaaaaaaaaaaaaaaaaacatatagactaaaaaaaaaatggcagttcTCTAATTTATTTTCCAGCTGCTTATTATTTAATTCTTTGCCACTAGGTGAGAGCTACTCATACCATAGAACTTTTAACAGTCTGATCCAACAGGTAAAGAAATCTCGTTTCTGGCTGACAAATGCCAATTTCATATTACCCCCTAATCCTCCCCAATTCCTTGCTGGTTGTTGTCCTAGGGGGAGCTTAGGAGACGGGGACaggcccaaggtaggggatcATCCCTACTTTTGTCCTCAGCCCTTGCCTTGACTAATTTTgcagtcttttcttctcttcttttcctttcccctttctttatccacTTGTTCTGTCCATTTATCCAAATAATTAAATCATTTTTGCCGTTTTCACAACAATACTTTATCCTAATGCTCCCTACTTCTGTAATTCCCTTCAAACAACCTTGTGAAACTATCTTACCTGGCGGCTTTGCCTCCCATGCCCTAccctatttctatattttatatatgccaCTAATAAACTTAGATGTTGACGCATCAGAAAATTGTAAAGGAATACATAAAATACTTATAAAACTCACTGTGGtatttctcctgttcctccttaaTCTGCTTATGAAGATTCTTGACATCATTCTGTGCATCGCTCAACAGCCGCTGGGACTTGCGGATTGCCTCATCGCGGGCATCAAGCTCTGCTCTCAAGGCTGACATCTCCTTCTGCAGCTTGGAGTTTTGCCTGTCCATGGCTGTCTTTTCCTGTGTGGTGAAGAAAATGGTGATGAGGGACAAATGGGTGAAGAAAGTGAGTATCATGAAAAAAGTCTTTTACATTCTGTTACACAAACTTCATTTTTTACATACCTTCACCAGATTCTCTCTTAGTTGTCGAGCTGAGTTCTGCACTTGGGAAATGGTTGATTGCAGTTCATTCTTGTCCTTTTGAGATGCTTGGAGTTTCTGTTCCCATGTGCGTAGGAGGCTGCGCAAGTGGTCATTCTATAGTATAATATAAAAAtggacataaaaataataatagtaataataataatacagatcataaacaacagaaagaaaataacaacaataggagagagagagagagaggagagagagagagagagaagcagagagagaggagagagagagagagagagagagagagagagagagagagagagagagagagagagagagagagagagaaagaaagagagagaggagagtaagagagagaggagagaaagagagagagagagaaaaagagagagagagagaaaaagagagagaggagagaaagagagagagagagagagagagaaggagagaaagagagagagaaggagagaaagagagagagaaggagagagagagagagagaaggagagaaagagagagaggagagaaacagagagagaaggagagaaagagagagagagagagagagagaggagagagagagagagagagagagagagaaggagagagagagagagagagagagagagagagagggaaggagagagagagagagagagagagagagagagagagagagagcgagagagaagagagagagagagagagagagagagagagagagagagaaggagagagagagagagagaggagagaaagagagagagaaggagagaaagagagagagaaggagagaagagagagataggagagaaagagagagagaggagagaagagagagagaaggagaggaaagagagagagaaggagagaaagagagagagagggaaggagagagagagagagagagagagagagagagagagagagagagagagagagagagagagcgagagagagggaaggagagagagagcgagagagagagagagagagagagagagagagagagagagagagagagagagagagagagagagagagagagagagagagaggaggagagagagggaggagagagagagagaggagagagagagagagagagagagagagagagagagagagagagagagagagagagagagagagagagagagagagagggaaggagagagagagagagagagagagagaggagagaggggagagagagagagagagagaggagagagagagagagagagagagaggagagagagagagagagagagagagagaggagagagagagagagagagagagagagagagagagagagagagagagagagagagaaggagagagagagagagagagagagagagagagagagagagaggagagagagagagagagagagagagagagaaagagagagagagagagagagagagagagagagagagagagagagagagagagagagagagaaggagagagagagagagagagagagagagagagagagagagagggaagagaagagagagagagagagagggagagaagaggaggagagagagagagagaagaagaggagaaggagagagagagagagagaggaagagagagagatgagagatgagaggaggagagagagagagagagagaggagaggagaggagagaggagagagaggagaggaggagagagagagagagaggagaagatggagagagagagagagagagaaaggagagagaagtgaggagagagagaagagagagagaaggagagagaaggagagagaggagatgagaggaggagaagaggagagagagagagagagaaagagagtggagagaggagagagagagagagaggagagagagtgagagagagagaggagaggagaggagagagagagagggagagagtggagagagagagagagagagagagaggaggagagagagagaaggagagagaagagagagagagagatgagagagggagagagagagagagaggagagagagagagagagagagagaagagagaggagagagagagagagagagagaagagagagagaggagagagagagagagagagagggaaggagagagagagagaagagagagagagaggaaggagagacagagagagagagagagagggaaggagagagagagagagagagaggaagagagagagagagagaagagagaggagagagagagagaaggagagagagagagagaagagagagagagagagagagggaaggagagagagagagaaagagaggagagagagagagagagagagagaggagagagagagagagaagagagagagagagagagagagagagagagggagagagagggagagagagagagaagagagagagagagagagagagagagagagagagagagagggaaaggagagagagagagagagagagagagagagagagaggagagagagagagagagagaaagagagagagagagagagaagagagagagagagagagagagagaggagagagagagagagagagagagaaggagagagagaggagaggggagagagagagagaagagagagagagagagagagagaagagaggagaaggagagagagagagaggcagagagagagagagagagagagaagagagagagagaggaagaggagagagagagagaggatagagagagagagagagagagagagagagagagaaggagagagagagagagaaggaggagagagaagagagcgagagagcgagagaagagagagagagagaaggagagagagagagagagagagaggagagagaagaagagagagaagagagcgagagagagagaggagagagagagaggagagagagagaggaagaggaagagagagaaggagagagagaggagagagagagagagagagagagagaagagaggagagggggggggggggggggggggggggggggagagagaggagagagaaggagagagaggagagaggagagaggagagagaggaggaggagagaagggagaggaagagagagagagagagagagagagagaagagagagagagaggaataggagagtgagagagagaggtagagaggagagagagagaggatggaggagagaggaggatgagagaagagaggagagagggagagatggagaagagagagagagagagagagaggagggagggagagagaggagaggagagaaggagggagagaggagaggaaagaagagagagagagagtgagaggagaggagagcggagaagagagagtaggagagaggaggagagagagaagaggagaggagagagagaggggagagaaagagagagaagaggaggagaatgagaggaggaggaggagagagagagaagagagaggagaggaggagagagagagggggagggaggaggagcaggaagagagaagaggagagaagaggagaggagagagaggaggagagagagagaggagagagagaggagagaggtgagagagagagagaggaggagagggaggagagagagggagagatgagagagaggagaagagaggagagagacgagaagagggagagacaagaggaggatggagagaggagagagagagagaatagaaagagagagagagagagagagaggaggagaggagagagagagaggagaaggagagagagagagaagagggagagagagagaggggagaagagagagagaggaggaagaagagagagagagaggaagagaggaggagagaagtgaagagaagagaggagagagagaggaggaggagagagaagagagagagagcgtgagagagaggagagaggaagagagaggaggagaggagaagaggagagatgagagagaggaggagagagaagcggagaaggagaggagataggagagagagagagaggagagagagagagagagagagagagaggagaaggaggaactcaTTATATCTTTAAATAAAAATGGTCTGTGGCAAACTGAGGTattgatttcttttgttttaaaaggTATTACTCTAAGCatagataataaaattaaaatcaatgTGGAAACCTTGAGCCATGGAATACTAGTTCCCTTCTGGAAAAGCCCTCAGGGTTTATAATAAATCCAGAGGACATGGCTGGCCCAGTATCCCAAGGGAAGGAGACAAAATTGTAAAGGCAATTATTAGTCTTCCTGGACCAATAACCACTCTCAGCCAGTACTGCAGCTGGGATGAAAACAGCTGTATACCCAACTGAGGTGTTAAGGGCATGACTTAAATACATGGCATGTcctgtttctgttcttgtttttgatCATTACCGtttcatatagatggctccacaagtgcttaatcaccaggGCGTCAATTACTAATCTTACCTATCTAACCTGTATACCCTTTTCTTGAATTTTTAGaaagtgtttttatttcttattgctgtaagtattgttaataatattgtaatatttattgcataaataataattacaagaacaatattaatgttaatccAATGGCTGTACTGTCCACTGAAATTTCTTGTAAATTCTATTGCACACAGCCCaccaagtgctcagccaccaaagagtcaatGAGTAGGCCCTAGTAActgcacctgatttccccatttcatAACTTTGTagggaaatgttttttttgtttctttaatgctattaatattaataatgtctttattattattattattattattattattattaatatcattgacattatgattattatcaaaatataatataaacagtaaACTAATGAAAAAGGGTAAACTGGCCAGATATTTATACTCCTTTGAAACTAAGCACTTGTGCCATTTctgcgtaaaaacaattaataaactaaaattacaatGGACATGTCATTCTTTTGTCATCTTGAGGAGCCATCTCTGCAAAGAAAATTTACATAAACTACAGTCAATTGTACATTTACCTGGCAGCAATGAGTTAAAATTCAAATAGTGGTAATATAAAAAGTTTTAATTATAAAACATGATGCTACatatattggtaaatatatatgcaacaaaCCAAAATtcttaatttctgtttttttttgtgtataaatgaatGCTACATAagtataggaaaaaaatattaccaatcatttcatgaaaggaaaagaagaagagaaaaatcccACCAAAAGTTTCTCCAAATCCCTTTTTCACCAAGCTGTCCTACCAGCCAACCAACCTCTATCTTATCTATGGTGCCCTTCAACCGCGCAATCATATTGTCAACCTTCTCCTCACAGCTCGGGGGGAAGGACTGGGTATGGGACCAGTATGTGCCATCCTGTCTACTGGGCTCAAAGTCAGCACTCAGTGCAGAATGTGTTGACAAGTTAGACTCTTCAAAGGCTTTGATAAGGGAAGTCATgctagaagggagggaaaagaatgaTGAAGTTTCTACTGATCCTAACAATTGAAATTCACCAAAGAGTGGTAATCTGCTAAACCAAATTTTTATCTAATATATTTTCTTAGAACACATTTAAAATTACAAAATTCTGCATGCTCTTTGAACAACTTCACAAAATCATTAATAGCTCTTGAAATAATTTTCTGATAATACAAAATTTTTAAAAGCCAAGCACTACAAATCATCTTATCAGTAAAATAATACAATTCTATTTCTAAAAATAAcagataatataaacatatatttaaaaccaaaaaagggaaggaagaacctaaatgaagaaaaagaataccTTTCACTTGGCACTGTTCCTTCACACAGGACTGCAACCGCTCGGGACACATATTCAGGATTGCCTGAGCGCTGGCAGCGGACAATGTGGCTCATGGTGGATGAATTGCTCAGCATCTGAAAGGAAGATGAAGTATGTGCAaatggaaaaaatagaagagaatatgaagggaaaaggagggagaggaggaggagaatgaagggattATAAAACAGTTTTGATTTCCATTACATGTCTTTATTCACAAATAATAGCATGAGACACAAATGTCTAAAATAACTTCCTTTACCATATTCTAAGTCCTATAAGGCATACCACAGCATTCATTTCAAATGCAATGGATAAACCATACCTGTCTGTACTCCAGCATAAACTCTGCTTTCTGTGAACCAAGCAGCTTCACCACAGTCAGTACCAGTATTACTGATTGTGCAGCCAACTCCTCACTTGTTACTGATGGATCTTTAGCTGCAAACGATGTGAAGTCTGAATCGCTGCCTAGGCGAGACCTACAACATTTGTTTTAAGTGGTATAATTCAATAATTTGGATGTGGATGAAGATAAAAGTTGGGTCTGTGGgtttgtaaacacacatatagagaacCCAAACTCCAAACAAAATTCATGCATTTATTTAAACCTGTTTTCAGAAAAACATAattagttaggggggggggggtctggttgaaatattaaaagaaagaaaaataatataatatagtatatatatatatatatatatatatatatatataagtatatatacatatatatatatatatatatatatatatatatatatatatatatatatatgtgtgtgtgtgtgtttgtatatgtatgtttgtacatatatatatatatatatatatatatatatatatataaaataaatatatatatttaaatatatatgaacattgcaAAAAAATCCTGATAAATGGTGTGGGGTTGAAGATTCATGGTACAAAATATCTTCACAcaatcatgaataataatggaGTTATAATAGACTTATGTACCATAATgcccccttctctcatcctcacATACCtagcatatatacaaaatactcaGCAAGTGTATTTTCTTGAAAGATACACTAAATATTT
Above is a window of Penaeus chinensis breed Huanghai No. 1 chromosome 26, ASM1920278v2, whole genome shotgun sequence DNA encoding:
- the LOC125039001 gene encoding cilia- and flagella-associated protein 58-like; protein product: MYLSHALNTSVGYTAVFIPAAVLAESGYWSRKTNNCLYNFVSFPWDTGPAMSSGFIINPEGFSRRELNDHLRSLLRTWEQKLQASQKDKNELQSTISQVQNSARQLRENLVKEKTAMDRQNSKLQKEMSALRAELDARDEAIRKSQRLLSDAQNDVKNLHKQIKEEQEKYHKLQECNQKLDDELKKGRRDHDDLQKEIVKLEKAQSQMKKENSELELIISSHEKTLTEKESQLEEMTRKFTELKRIQDMIHNISAGKLV